The following proteins come from a genomic window of Ictalurus furcatus strain D&B chromosome 14, Billie_1.0, whole genome shotgun sequence:
- the LOC128618666 gene encoding secretagogin-like — protein MDSAAAFLQVWGLFDPNDHGYIEGKHMDEFFRHIVKKLGMTDKLIEDRLQRLRDTSAEGRLQIHQVASIVLPEEENFLLLFRRETPLDNSVEFMRIWRRYDADSSGFISAAELKSFLEDLLEQHNKSITPDKLELYTKTIMKMFDKNQDGHLDLNDLARILSLKENFLLKFEMDACSQKDRARDFEKIFAHYDVSKTGALEGPEVDGFVKDMMELVKPNLSGTDLDRFKQALLSHCDVNRDGKIQKNELALCLGLKLAP, from the exons ATGGACAGCGCTGCTGCTTTTCTCCAAGTGTGGGGTTTGTTCGATCCAAACG ATCATGGCTACATCGAAGGAAAGCACATGGACGAGTTTTTCCGGCACATTGTGAAGAAATTAGGGATGACA GACAAGCTGATAGAGGACAGACTGCAGCGACTCAGAGACACGAGCGCAGAAGGCCGTCTACAAATCCATCAG GTGGCCAGCATCGTCCTGCCGGAGGAGGAGAACTTCCTGCTGCTGTTCCGCAGGGAGACGCCGCTGGACAACAGTGTGGAGTTCATGAGG ATCTGGAGACGCTACGATGCTGACAGCAGTGGATTCATATCAGCGGCGGAACTGAAG AGTTTCCTTGAAGATCTGCTCGAGCAGCACAACAAGAGCATCACGCCAGACAAACTGGAGCTGTACACCAAGACCATC ATGAAGATGTTTGACAAAAACCAAGATGGCCACCTGGATTTAAATGATCTGGCCag GATTCTGTCCTTAAAGGAGAACTTTCTGCTGAAGTTCGAGATGGAT GCCTGCAGTCAAAAGGACAGAGCGAGAGATTTCGAGAAAATCTTTGCCCACTATGATGTG AGTAAAACAGGAGCCCTGGAAGGACCAGAAGTGGATGGATTCGTCAAAGACATGATGGAGCTGGTCAAG CCCAACCTGAGCGGCACAGACTTGGACAGGTTCAAACAGGCCCTGCTCAGCCACTGTGACGTCAACAGAGACGGAAAGATCCAGAAGAACGAGCTGGCGCTGTGTCTGGGGCTGAAGCTCGCTCCCTGA